TCGTGCGCTTCCTGCCGGTCTCGCCCTGGTACCGCATCCGCTTCCACGACGGCGAGCACTTCGACTACGGCCCCACGCCGCGCATCGAGTCCGAAATCGCGCGCCTCTCGCCCGGCGACGTGGACGGCTACCGCCGCTTTGCCGCGCACGCGCGCAAGCTCTTCGACAAGGGCTTCACCGAGCTGGGCGACCAGCCCTTCCACAGCTTCGGGCGGATGCTGCGCACCGTGCCCGATCTGGCGCGGCTGCGCGCCGACCGCTCGCTGTACGGGCTGGTGTCGCGCCACATCCGCGATCCGCGCCTGCGCACGGCGCTCAGCCTGCAGCCGCTGCTGATCGGCGGCGATCCGCACCGCACCACCTGCATCTACGCCCTCATCCACGAGCTGGAGCGGCGCTGGGGCGTCGTCTTCCCGGAAGGCGGCACGGGCGCGCTGGTGGACGCGCTGACGCGGCTGCTGGACCTCGCGGGGGTCGAGGTGCGCACGGGCACGACCGTGGAGCGCATCGCCGTGCGCGACGGGCGGGCCGTGGGCGTCGACCTGGCGGGCGGCGGCCACCTTTCGGCGGATGTCGTGGTGGCGAACGCGGACCCGGCGCGGGTCTACGGCCACATGGTGCCGGATGTCGCCAAGCGCCGCTGGACGGCGCCGCGCCTGAACCGGCTGCGCTACGGCATGGGCCTCTACGTGCTCTACTTCACCACCGATTGCGCCTATCCCGACGTCGCGCACCACACCATCGCCGTGGGCCCGGACGAGCGCGACGAGCTGCGCGACATCTTCGACCGTGGGCGGCTGTGCGCGACGCCCAGCGTCTATCTGCACCGCCCGGCGGCGACCGACCCCGGCATGGCGCCGCA
This Limimonas halophila DNA region includes the following protein-coding sequences:
- the crtI gene encoding phytoene desaturase family protein; amino-acid sequence: MRRRDAVSAPHTAGPRPRAVVVGGGFGGIASALRLRARGHDVTLVDRCARLGGRAQVYTVGGACMDAGPTVITAPHLFDELFALFGHDRAEFVRFLPVSPWYRIRFHDGEHFDYGPTPRIESEIARLSPGDVDGYRRFAAHARKLFDKGFTELGDQPFHSFGRMLRTVPDLARLRADRSLYGLVSRHIRDPRLRTALSLQPLLIGGDPHRTTCIYALIHELERRWGVVFPEGGTGALVDALTRLLDLAGVEVRTGTTVERIAVRDGRAVGVDLAGGGHLSADVVVANADPARVYGHMVPDVAKRRWTAPRLNRLRYGMGLYVLYFTTDCAYPDVAHHTIAVGPDERDELRDIFDRGRLCATPSVYLHRPAATDPGMAPHCGGDSFYALACTPNLRAGIDWGEAAAQVRERVLDRLEASELPGVRGHIAAETAVTPEHFAHAYLDRHGSAFRIQPLFTQSAWFRFHNRSEEVAGLYCVGAGTHPGAGVPGVLCSAKVVERVIAAGAPA